The sequence AGTTGATATACTTGCAATCTCATCTATACTCAAGTCAGTTTTTTTCATTAATTCTAGTATTGTTAATGCTATATTCTCTTGTTCTGACTTAATCTCATTTTCAATGTCATAATTAAAAAATATTGATGTAAAAAAGGATATAATTGAAGAGATGCAAATAATGAAAATGAAGAATATGGCCAGCTTATTTGTAATCTTTTTCATATTCTAATCTCTGCCTTATAGCCTAAGCCTCTAACTGTAACTATTTCAAACTCTGCAAAACTAGATAACTTTTCTCTTAATCTTTTTATATGCACGTCTACTGTACGTTCATCAGTCTCCGCTTCTAACCCCCATATTTCATCCATTAGCTGCTGTCTTGTGAATATCTTTCTAGGATAACTAAGCAACTTAAATAAAAGATAGAATTCTTTTTTGGGAAGAACTATGGTCTCTTCCTTGTTATAAATAGTTAGAGTATCATATTCCAGAACTACTTCTCCAATTGTTAGCTTATGCTCGTTCATTATTCTAGAACGGCGCAACAATGCAGCTACTCTTAAAAGCATTTCATCCATATCAATAGGCTTTACCATATAATCATCTGTTCCTACTAGAAATCCTCTTTTTTTATCTTCTAAGG comes from Proteiniborus sp. DW1 and encodes:
- a CDS encoding response regulator transcription factor, with the translated sequence MVTILVVEDDKNLQKLMMAVLNQNRYNVLGAKDGIHALEILETTHIDLIICDIMMPNMDGYTLTDTLRKSNYNLPILMITAKETLEDKKRGFLVGTDDYMVKPIDMDEMLLRVAALLRRSRIMNEHKLTIGEVVLEYDTLTIYNKEETIVLPKKEFYLLFKLLSYPRKIFTRQQLMDEIWGLEAETDERTVDVHIKRLREKLSSFAEFEIVTVRGLGYKAEIRI